The nucleotide sequence ATGTCGGGGAAACGCATATGGAGATCCTCGGCAGTATTGACAATATCGCACTTGCCAAAAGCGAGTTGCCGAAGTCACTTCCTGCACGAGGCATCGCTATCTTAAATGGTGACGATGAACGTGTGCGCAAGATGGCAGATGTGACGCGCGCGCAGGTCATGCTGTTTGGTATCGACGGTGACGGCCTTGATGTACGTGCGAAAGATATTACGAAATGTGCGGGCGGTACGTCGTTCGTCTGCTGCATAGCAGACGGCGAAAAAGAGATGATGGTTCCTGCGTTCGGTCGCCATAACGTGCAGAATGCGCTGGCGGCTGTCGCAGTCGGTCGTGCGCTCGGTATGACGCTCGACGATATCGCAGAAGGTCTGGCCTCGTTCGTGCCGAGCGGTATGCGATTCGCTGTTCAGCGAGTGGGCGATTATACGTTCATCAACGATGCGTACAATGCCAGCCCGCGTTCGACGGCAGGTGCGATCGACAACCTTGCCGATATCACGGACGGTCGTAAGATCGTCGTATTCGGCGATATGCTGGAACTTGGCGACATCACGGAAGATGCGCATCGCGGTATCGGCAGAAAATGTGCCGAAAAAGGCGTTGATGCGATATTCACATACGGTTCTCTGGCGTGTCTTGCAGCAGACGAAGCAAAAGCGTGCGGTGTACCTGCCGCAGTCGCATGTGACAGTCACGAAGAGATCGCAGAGCATCTCAACACATACTTACAAGCAGGCGATACGGTCCTTGTGAAGGGATCGCGCGGCATGAAGATGGAAACGGTCATCAAGCTTATCGCATCGGAAGGAGAAACGAATCATGATTGATATACAACAACTGATCTCGGCACTGCTTGTTGCACTTGCTGTTTCTTTGGCACTCGGCCCGATCGCGATACCGATGCTCAGACGATTGAAATTCGGTCAGAGCATTCGCGAAGAAGGTCCGAAGAGCCACCAAGCCAAGTCGGGAACACCGACGATGGGTGGTATTATGATATTGATCGCGATCACGGTCGCATCGCTTATTTTTGTCGGAGGCAGTCGTGAGGTATGGCTCGCACTCTTTATCACGCTCGGTCACGGCGTCATCGGTTTTATTGATGACTTTATCAAAGTCGTCTTGAAACGTAACCTCGGTCTTAAGGCACGGCAGAAGCTTCTCGGTCAGATCTTGATGGCAGTCGCACTTGTCTATATCTCGATCACCTATATGGGCGGCGATACGAATCTGTGGATTCCTGTACTCGATCAGACGATCGATTGCGGTATCTTCTATTACATCTTGATATTCTTCGTGCTTGTCGGTACGACGAATGCGGTAAACTTGACGGACGGTCTTGACGGGCTCGCATCGGGTACGATGGCGGTAGCGGCCATTGCCTATGCGATCATCTGTCTTATCTTTGGTCAATACGAGCTTGCCGTATTCTGCATGACGGTCGTCGGCGGTGTGCTCGGTTTCCTCAAGTATAACGCGCATCCTGCGAAGGTATTCATGGGCGATACCGGTTCGCTCGCACTCGGCGGTGCGTTGGCGGCTGTTGCCGTGTTAACGAAAACGGAGCTTCTCTTGATCATCGTCGGCGGTGTATTCGTCGTGGAAGCGTTGTCTGTTATCATTCAGGTAGCATCGTTCAAGACGACAGGTAAACGCGTATTTTTGATGAGTCCGATCCACCATCATTTTGAACTCAAAGGCTGGTCGGAGAAAAAAGTTGTTACGGTATTTTGGCTCTGCGGTGCGCTCTTGAGCGTCGTTGCCTTGATGATGGTAATGGCAGTGTAAGTAGGGGGAACAGGAAATGGATTTTAGCAATAAACAGATCGTCGTTGTCGGCGCAGGCATCAGCGGTATTGCTGTTGCCGAGATTTTGGCAGGGAAAGGCGCGTCGGTAACGCTCAATGATAATAAAAAAGAAGAAGCACTTCTGCATGATGTGTCACCCGCCCGCGAGGCAGGTGTCAATATCGCGCTCGGCTATCAGGATAACAGCCTTCTTGAGAATGCGGATATGCTCGTCATCTCTCCGGGGGTACCCGTTACGATCCCGCTTGTGCGCGAAGCGGAAGCAAGAAATATCCCTGTCATCGGTGAGATCGAAGTAGCATATCAGCTTTGCAAGGCTCCGATGGTGGCGATCACGGGTACGAACGGCAAA is from Selenomonadales bacterium and encodes:
- a CDS encoding UDP-N-acetylmuramoyl-tripeptide--D-alanyl-D-alanine ligase — protein: MRFSVDEISQAVSGKVCSMGADSFGGVSTDTRKVKAGDLFVALVGETFDGHRFVEQAFERGAVGAVVSQDVPDAEGKTIIRVGDTLLAYQNIARLYRERFDRPFVAITGSNGKTTTKDMVASVLEHRCAICKTQANFNNEIGLPFTLLSMKEDDEAAVVEMGMRGLGQIAQLTRIAHPTIGVVTNVGETHMEILGSIDNIALAKSELPKSLPARGIAILNGDDERVRKMADVTRAQVMLFGIDGDGLDVRAKDITKCAGGTSFVCCIADGEKEMMVPAFGRHNVQNALAAVAVGRALGMTLDDIAEGLASFVPSGMRFAVQRVGDYTFINDAYNASPRSTAGAIDNLADITDGRKIVVFGDMLELGDITEDAHRGIGRKCAEKGVDAIFTYGSLACLAADEAKACGVPAAVACDSHEEIAEHLNTYLQAGDTVLVKGSRGMKMETVIKLIASEGETNHD
- a CDS encoding phospho-N-acetylmuramoyl-pentapeptide-transferase, translated to MIDIQQLISALLVALAVSLALGPIAIPMLRRLKFGQSIREEGPKSHQAKSGTPTMGGIMILIAITVASLIFVGGSREVWLALFITLGHGVIGFIDDFIKVVLKRNLGLKARQKLLGQILMAVALVYISITYMGGDTNLWIPVLDQTIDCGIFYYILIFFVLVGTTNAVNLTDGLDGLASGTMAVAAIAYAIICLIFGQYELAVFCMTVVGGVLGFLKYNAHPAKVFMGDTGSLALGGALAAVAVLTKTELLLIIVGGVFVVEALSVIIQVASFKTTGKRVFLMSPIHHHFELKGWSEKKVVTVFWLCGALLSVVALMMVMAV